The Balaenoptera acutorostrata chromosome 6, mBalAcu1.1, whole genome shotgun sequence genome includes the window AAAATCCTTGGGGGGTCATCTAAAGATGAGATCATCTAGCCAAGGGAACATAAAATCAGAGTGGAGAAGTGCCAGTTCTGGAACATCAAAGGATTTGAATTATACTCTCTCCCCCCCACCATCTTCCAATTTATCAAATTCCAAgagattgttttctgttttatcccAGAAAATATTGAGAGGCAGTAGATAAAGTATATAGAGTTTGGAGTTAAACAGACATGAGTTTGAATCCAGATCCCTAACCACTGAATtattttaagcctcagtttcttatctataaaatggaaataatctctCCAAGTATTACTGTGCCATCCATGAGGACTTGGGACATTCCATCTACAGTGTTTTTAAGACAAAATCAGGCACATGGAAGGCATATAATTAGTGGTAGTTCTTTTAACTTCCCTCACAACCTTCTACTCCAGGACTCTCCCATACCTTATGTCTAAAATCTACCGCCAACATTTGAAGATCCCAGGGTTTCCTACTTTCCAGGGGGTCACAGCCATACATGCAATATATTATAGAAGAGGTAACTAGTACTCTGGAAAGTCTGCAAAGCAGCCTTAATTTCTTCATATAACAAAGAAAATTCTTATTCAAAGAGCCTTAAACTGAAGGAAAAACATGTTTATTTATCCACATTCCATGGAGGTGTCCTGAGAACACAGCCCATGATAACTGTAGTTATTTTCTTATATGTTACACAAAGTGTGTCATCAGCACTTTCAAGAGGTGCCTGTTAAAGGACCCTGAACATTACTGGAGTTTCACTCATCACTATGTATTCCTCAACTGTTTGTTTCTAGTCTCCTGGCTCCAGATTCTCTAAAAGAAGAATGATATATAAAAAGGTTACAGAGCATAGCTGAAGAAATATTCCTACAAACAAAGGTAGCCTAAATTTCTGAGAAATTATCAATTGTATCAAAATCATTATTATCAATGATATCAATTATATACAGACACCCATTGCTAATTTTCAACAATACTGCTACCATCAGGGACTGGGACCCCAAGAAGCTCAATATTCCAAGTTTTTCTTACCTCTTCTATAAAAGCAGAGCTTGGGTTAAGCAATCTAAAGTCCTAAGAGATCTCTTCCAATATCCACTGCTATTGAGATACTACTTCAATGACCAGCAGGAGTGTGGGAATTTACTAAGAACACAAGTAAGACAAAGAGTTGAAGACTTTTTCTGAGATATCTCTGTGCACGGAACTCTGCTTGTGTGAGCACaagacttctctctctctctctgtgttccACACTCAGAACTCAGGTATCTGCTCCCCAGCTGGCAGTTCCCGCTCTCTGGAATGAAGGATAAAAGTCAGAAAACTGAAGATCCTTAGAGAAATGAGATTGCCTAGAAGTGGGATGGAAACAGAGAGGAAGGTGGAGTCAGACTACCCAGGACAAGGCTCTCATTCCTGGAGTTTTGAAGGAAAGGGAACTTGGTGAACTAGTTGCCAGGGCAACCTGGTCTTGAGGCAAGGGTGGTAGGGGCAAGGAAATGGGAGACCTGCGGCTGCTCCTGCTCCTGCCCCTGTCCCTGGCAGCCTTCCACGGGGTCAAAGGCTGTTTGGAATGTGACCCCAAATTCATCGAGGATATTAAGTCCTTGCTGGTAAAGCTGGTACCCTCAGAAGTCCCTGGCCGAACTCATCTGCTTGAACGGCAGATTAAGGAGATGATCCGTTTAAGCTTCAAGGTCTCCCACAGGGACAAGATGCTTCGGGTGTTGGGTGAGGGAAGCTCGAGTCCCTGAGAGTTTTGGGGGTTAAAGGGAGAAGGGAGGTAGGGAAGAGAGCACCTGGGCCCACGTAATTTCCTccataaatgtaaatattctcCCACATGTTCCTTTACCCCTCCTCTCTAGCTGTTCAAAAGGTTGTCAATTTGAGAACATGGCTGAAGAATGAACTTTATAAACTGAGCAATGAAACATGGAAAGGTGAGGTACTGTTTCAGTGTTAAGAGATTGTATTGCCCAAGCAAGTATGAGAAAAATTCACTGGggaaaacaaggcaaaacaaTTAGGATTAAATTATGAAGGGAAAGGCCACCCCTATTTTCTGATGTCCCTTCCACCCCTCTTTAGGTGTCCTCATCCTTCAAGTCAAGCTTCTCGATGTCCGCCAAAACCTGGAATCCAAACTGAAAGAACTATTAAAGAACTTCTCTGAAGTTGGTAATATAAGATGTCTATCTAACAACACTGAAATTATGTGAAAGGAATAGGAAATGAGGGGTGAGAGGAGGAATGTGATTTCACATTAGAATAATTTAGAATGGGTGGAGGGGTGGCTGGAACTTAATGGGTAGCCAAATAAAGATGACTTGGGTATACATATGGCAAACACTAAGTTGATTCTAAGCTCATTAGATCTTTCTGATTCTCTTTTAGCTTGTTCTGAAGATTGTGGTAAGTACAGTATATGTGATGCCTTGAGGTTTCAGCCATATCTTCCCATCTCCTGTGCTCTATATGACCCTATCTCTTCTACTTGTCACATTGAGAACGCAATTCCTAGAGCTATTGGCTACAAGGGGGAATGTCAACGATCACTGACAACAAAATCTAGTTTATAAAATCTCAGACACCCCAGAGATTTTAGAGGTGCTAAGAGGCCTATAGTATAGTTTATAACCCAAAGCACCAATATAAGCTGAGCCATCATTTTCCTACTTCTTCCCAGAGATCTGACTTAAATTATTTAGGGTTTTGACCCATCAACAAAATTGATTGCTAGGGGAAGAAGAAAGTCACAGCAATGTAACCAATGGAAATGCCTGAGATCTAATCCATACTTGGTGTCTGAGCTAAGGGAACTCCATGCCGTGGCCCCCTTCCAACTATCTTTCTTCTCTCTATCAGTCGTGACTGAAGGTCCTATCCTGGATTGTTGGACCTGTCTTCGCATCACCACTCGGTGCTTCAAAGGAGAATATTGTGCAGGTAACAAAGATTGCAGTGTGGCATTTTGAAAGGCCAGGGATCAAGGAGTTCTTCATTGATTtaatccacaaatatttgttgatcacCTTCTCTGTAGGTCATGCTAATGCCACAAACAAGAGCTAAGATGCTGGACAAAATTTGTACCAGTATGAATTACCGGGCACCGGATAACTGAAgagcttagaaatgaaaaagctgtACTAAAGGTGGAGAAATTAGGCTAGGGGCAGTAAGAGAAAAAGTTTTGTAGAGCTTAGGAGTCTAAGTAATTAATACAGATCAGAATAACCAGGGAACAGTGATGTAAGTGGTGAACAGGGCAatttttaaggttaaaaagaGTCTTCTTATGGATAAAGTTCTCAAGTTACTAATTTCCTTCTCcaaaattcactttcttttttgccCTTTCTTCTTTCAGAAGATGATCCAAAAAAGGCTGAGAATCAAGAGATTGCACTATTTCTGATATTACTAGCAGAAGGTGTAATACTGGGAGGTGCTTTGTTACTGTGAGTTTTCCTCCCTCCAAACAAACACTGGGTCAAGCATTTCTTTGGCAAAGAGACTGCCCAATCTTCCCCTTCCTTCCAATGGAAATAAGGGGAAAGAAGTCATTTCAAAATCTGGGATCTCATACTAACAGGAATGAGACAGATAAAGTCTGATGGGATAAAAGTTGGAACATAGGAAATGGAGGAGGTACAATGAAGTATGAGAAAAACTTTTGTAGAGGAgttcaaaaaaggaagaaaaaacaattgttacaatttttttaagaGTTGGGCTACTAATACTGAGGTTGGGATTATCTTATTTCTCTACTCTAGATTCCATTTTTGCATCTCTCATCGGAGGAAAATGAAGGCAATACGAAGGTCATTAAAGAAATACTTGGAGAAGAAACTTGAAGAATTAATGGGGATAATGGATGAGAAGGAGAAAGATTTTGgaggcagaaaataaatacagagacACAGCCAGAAGGTCTTTCATAATTCTCTTACGTGTTGACTCAGAGTAGAAAACCAGGAATTAAGCTCTTTTGCAGTCATAAAGTCAGAGTATTCTAAAAGTGAACTTATAGTTTCTCTAGTAAAGACCCTTTCTGATAACCTGAGGCAATGGAAGCAAATGATTTACTGGAAGTTGTACAGAAAGTAATGCTGGTATGCTACAATGCACATAAAAGATGATACGCTACATGATAGTAAAGAATGCATGGTTGTCTAAGATTCTACAGAAAACATAATAAAGACTCAGCTTTATTTCTCGTCCTATCAGTCTAAGCATCCTATCAGTTTGGAAAAaagttttagtttcatttttattcaagaaGTTTACTCTAAAATCATTCCATTGATTGGTCAACTTATTAAGAAATCAAACATATTTTTTCAGAAGTAGTTATCAATCAAATGACATTTTGAAGTGTATACTAAATACAATATTTCCACATCTTAATGTGTATAACTATTACCAACAAAATTTAAAGTATGGTTTTGGTTCTTCTGtttaaaaagaaggcaaaataagAGAAGTGGAATCAATTTCTTAATAGTGTAGACTACATTTAGGATAATGATGAAATAGATGGAAAATTTATACTTGCAGAACAGAACACTATCTTTTTCCTAAACCTGTCTTTTTCTATGATGTAAATCAATGTTCaacttattataaataaaaataaagttccttGTAATCAccctaaaaaaaagaatgcatggtTGGTAACTCTCATTAATGTCTTTAATcaggaaaacttttaaatttctaagtttgcttttatttccaccTTTCCATATTTATctatgtttccatatttattaggTTCAATGTGGAAAACTCTTTGGCAATACATAACATTTAATCTTCATCATGAtatgacacacacatacacacacacacgcacacacacaaagtccAAAATATTAGTCCTGAGTTGAGATTTGTCCCTGTCATTTTTCCCTAAATCTATGGTCTATGACTGAATTAGATATTACTGTCTTAGTCTAGTTGTTCTTATTGAACACTTTTTAATGTGTATACTACCCTAATTAGTGTTTTACATCTACTATCTAATTGAACTCTTGCAATAATCTTTTGAGTAATATTGTTATTTACCTCTGtgttatggatgaggaaacaggaaaatatctAACTCGAGGTCCCACAGCAACTAATCTAGGCTATGATAAACTCCCTTGGTGGCTAACCTGTGCTTACTCACACCATCTGATTGGAACTCACAGCTATAGGCATGCAGTTACGAAAGATAGATTAATGGAAAGATAATAAGCGTGGGTTTATTGTCAACACCAACTTGA containing:
- the IZUMO3 gene encoding izumo sperm-egg fusion protein 3 isoform X1; its protein translation is MGDLRLLLLLPLSLAAFHGVKGCLECDPKFIEDIKSLLVKLVPSEVPGRTHLLERQIKEMIRLSFKVSHRDKMLRVLAVQKVVNLRTWLKNELYKLSNETWKGVLILQVKLLDVRQNLESKLKELLKNFSEVACSEDCVVTEGPILDCWTCLRITTRCFKGEYCAEDDPKKAENQEIALFLILLAEGVILGGALLLFHFCISHRRKMKAIRRSLKKYLEKKLEELMGIMDEKEKDFGGRK
- the IZUMO3 gene encoding izumo sperm-egg fusion protein 3 isoform X2, with the translated sequence MGDLRLLLLLPLSLAAFHGVKGCLECDPKFIEDIKSLLVKLVPSEVPGRTHLLERQIKEMIRLSFKVSHRDKMLRVLAVQKVVNLRTWLKNELYKLSNETWKGVLILQVKLLDVRQNLESKLKELLKNFSEVVVTEGPILDCWTCLRITTRCFKGEYCAEDDPKKAENQEIALFLILLAEGVILGGALLLFHFCISHRRKMKAIRRSLKKYLEKKLEELMGIMDEKEKDFGGRK